From Microcebus murinus isolate Inina chromosome 15, M.murinus_Inina_mat1.0, whole genome shotgun sequence, the proteins below share one genomic window:
- the PLK4 gene encoding serine/threonine-protein kinase PLK4 isoform X2 — translation MYKAGMVQRVQNEVKIHCQLKHPSILELYNYFEDNNYVYLVLEMCHNGEMNRYLKNRMKPFSENEARHFMHQIITGMLYLHSHGILHRDLTLSNLLLTRNMNIKIADFGLATQLKMPHEKHYTLCGTPNYISPEIATRSAHGLESDVWSLGCMFYTLLIGRPPFDTDTVKNTLNKVVLADYEMPAFLSRDAKDLIHQLLRRNPADRLSLSSVLDHPFMSRNSSTKSKDLGTVEDSIDSGHATISTAMTASSSNSISGSLFDRRRLLLGQPLPNKMTVFPKNKNSSDISSSGDGSSFYNQWGNQEQETSNSGRGRVIQDAEERPRSRYLRRAHSSDRSGTSNNQSRAKTCTIERCHSAEVLSKSKRSGVDENEERYSSTNSNVNIFHFFKEKTSNSSGSFERPGNNQAVPSHLCPGKTPFPFSDQTPQTEMVQQWFGNLQINAHLRETTECSSISSNRDFQGHPDLQDTSRNAWTDIKAKKNSNASDNAHSVKQLNTMKYVTTLHKKPEIIQQESVFGLDPLSEQRKTMGVEPSLGYQKRTLRSITSPLIAHRLKPIRQKTKKAVVSILDSEEVCVELLKEYTSQEYVKEVLQISSDGNMITIYYPNDGRGFPLADRPPSPTDNISRYSFDNLPEKYWRKYQYASRFVQLVRSKSPKITYFTRYAKCVLMENSPDADFEVWFYDGAKIHKTEDFIQVIEKTGKSYTLKGESEVNSLKEDVKMYLDHANEGHRVCLALESIISEEERKSRSASFFPIIIGRKPGCISSPNALSPPPPVDPNYSMRDRPALSRIVMNSAASTRQAPILNPSMVTNERLGLATTASGTNISPSSLKDCLPKSAQLLKSVFVKDVGWATQLTSGAVWVQFNDGSQLVVQAGVSSISYTSPDGQTTRYGEDEKLPEYIKQKLHCLSSILLMFSNPTSSLQ, via the exons ATGTACAAAGCTGGAATGGTACAGAGAGTCCAAAATGAGGTGAAAATACATTGCCAATTGAAACATCCTTCTATCTTGGAG CTGTATAACTATTTTGAAGATAACAATTATGTGTATCTGGTATTAGAAATGTGCCATAATGGAGAAATGAACAGGTATCTGAAGAACAGGATGAAACCTTTCTCAGAAAATGAAG CTCGACACTTCATGCACCAGATCATCACAGGAATGTTGTATCTTCATTCTCATGGTATATTACACCGGGACCTCACACTTTCTAACCTCTTACTTACTCGTAATATGAACATCAAGATTGCTGATTTTGGGCTGGCAACTCAATTGAAAATGCCACATGAAAAGCACTATACATTATGTGGCACTCCTAATTATATTTCACCAGAAATTGCAACTCGAAGTGCACACGGGCTTGAATCTGATGTTTGGTCCTTGGGCTGTATGTTTTATACATTACTTATTGGGAGACCACCTTTTGACACTGACACAGTCAAGAACACATTAAATAAAGTAGTTTTGGCAGATTATGAAATGCCAGCTTTTTTGTCAAGAGACGCCAAGGACCTTATTCACCAGTTACTTCGTAGAAATCCAGCAGATCGTTTAAGTCTGTCTTCAGTATTAGACCATCCTTTTATGTCCCGAAATTCTTCAACAAAAAGTAAAGATTTAGGAACTGTAGAAGACTCAATTGATAGTGGGCATGCCACAATTTCTACTGCAATGACGGCTTCCTCCAGTAACAGTATAAGTGGTAGTTTATTTGACAGAAGAAGACTTTTGCTTGGTCAGCCACTCCCAAATAAAATGACTGTAtttccaaagaataaaaattcaagtgaTATTTCTTCTTCGGGCGATGGCAGCAGTTTTTATAATCAGTGGGGAAATCAAGAACAAGAAACCAGTAATAGTGGAAGGGGCAGAGTAATCCAAGATGCAGAAGAAAGGCCACGTTCTCGATACCTTCGTAGAGCCCATTCCTCTGATAGGTCTGGGACTTCTAATAATCAGTCTCGAGCAAAAACGTGTACAATAGAACGATGTCACTCAGCAGAAGTGCTTTCAAAGTCCAAAAGATCGGGAGTAGATGAAAATGAAGAGAGATACTCATCCACAAACAGCAATGTCAATATTTTTCACTTCTTCAAAGAAAAGACATCTAATAGTTCTGGATCTTTTGAAAGACCTGGTAACAATCAAGCAGT cCCCAGTCATCTTTGTCCAGGAAAAACTCCTTTTCCATTTTCAGACCAGACACCTCAAACTGAAATGGTCCAACAGTGGTTTGGGAATCTACAAATAAATG CTCATTTAAGAGAAACTACTGAATGCAGCAGCATTAGCTCAAACCGAGATTTCCAAGGCCATCCAGATTTGCAGGACACATCAAGAAATGCCTGGACTGatataaaagccaaaaagaaCTCCAATGCTTCTGATAATGCACATTCTGTAAAACAGCTGAATACCATGAAATATGTGACCACACTTCACAAAAAACCTGAGATAATTCAACAAGAATCTGTTTTTGGCTTAGATCCTCTTTCTGAACAAAGGAAAACTATGGGTGTGGAACCATCATTGGGTTATCAGAAACGTACATTACGAAGCATTACATCTCCTTTGATTGCTCACAGGTTAAAACCAATCAGGCAGAAAACCAAAAAGGCTGTg GTGAGCATACTTGATTCAGAGGAGGTATGTGTGGAGCTTCTAAAAGAGTATACATCTCAAGAATACGtgaaagaagttcttcagatATCTAGTGATGGAAATATG ATCACTATTTATTATCCAAACGATGGAAGAGGTTTTCCTCTTGCAGATAGACCACCCTCACCTACTGACAACATCAGTAGGTACAGTTTTGACAATTTACCAG aaAAGTACTGGCGAAAATATCAATATGCTTCCAGGTTTGTACAGCTTGTGAGATCTAAGTCTCCCAAAATCACTTACTTTACAAGATATGCTAAATGTGTTTTGATGGAGAATTCTCCTGATGCTGATTTCGAGGTTTGGTTTTATGATG gagcaaaaatacacaaaacagaaGATTTTATTCAGGTAATTGAAAAGACTGGGAAATCTTATACTTTAAAAGGTGAAAGTGAAGTTAATAGCTTGAAAGAAGatgtaaaaatgtatttggaCCATGCTAATGAG GGTCATCGTGTTTGTTTAGCACTGGAATCCATAAtttcagaagaggaaaggaaaagcagGAGTGCTTCCTTTTTCCCAATAATTATAGGAAG AAAACCTGGTTGTATTAGTTCACCTAATGCCttatcacctcctcctcctgtggATCCAAACTACTCCATGAGAGATAGACCAGCTTTGAGTAGAATAGTCATGAATAGTGCTGCTTCTACAAGACAGGCACCAATACTTAATCCTTCT ATGGTTACAAATGAAAGACTTGGTCTTGCAACTACAGCTTCTGGAACAAACATCTCTCCTAGTAGTCTAAAAGATTGTCTTCCTAAATCAGCACAACTTTTGAAATCTGTTTTTGTGAAAGATGTTGGTTGGGCTACACAG ttaacTAGTGGAGCTGTGTGGGTTCAGTTTAATGATGGGTCACAGCTGGTCGTGCAGGCAGGAGTGTCTTCTATCAGCTATACATCACCAGATGGTCAAACAACCAG
- the PLK4 gene encoding serine/threonine-protein kinase PLK4 isoform X3 translates to MATCIGEKIEDFKVGSLLGKGSFAGVYRAESIHTGLEVAIKMIDKKAMYKAGMVQRVQNEVKIHCQLKHPSILELYNYFEDNNYVYLVLEMCHNGEMNRYLKNRMKPFSENEARHFMHQIITGMLYLHSHGILHRDLTLSNLLLTRNMNIKIADFGLATQLKMPHEKHYTLCGTPNYISPEIATRSAHGLESDVWSLGCMFYTLLIGRPPFDTDTVKNTLNKVVLADYEMPAFLSRDAKDLIHQLLRRNPADRLSLSSVLDHPFMSRNSSTKSKDLGTVEDSIDSGHATISTAMTASSSNSISGSLFDRRRLLLGQPLPNKMTVFPKNKNSSDISSSGDGSSFYNQWGNQEQETSNSGRGRVIQDAEERPRSRYLRRAHSSDRSGTSNNQSRAKTCTIERCHSAEVLSKSKRSGVDENEERYSSTNSNVNIFHFFKEKTSNSSGSFERPGNNQAVPSHLCPGKTPFPFSDQTPQTEMVQQWFGNLQINDPLSEQRKTMGVEPSLGYQKRTLRSITSPLIAHRLKPIRQKTKKAVVSILDSEEVCVELLKEYTSQEYVKEVLQISSDGNMITIYYPNDGRGFPLADRPPSPTDNISRYSFDNLPEKYWRKYQYASRFVQLVRSKSPKITYFTRYAKCVLMENSPDADFEVWFYDGAKIHKTEDFIQVIEKTGKSYTLKGESEVNSLKEDVKMYLDHANEGHRVCLALESIISEEERKSRSASFFPIIIGRKPGCISSPNALSPPPPVDPNYSMRDRPALSRIVMNSAASTRQAPILNPSMVTNERLGLATTASGTNISPSSLKDCLPKSAQLLKSVFVKDVGWATQLTSGAVWVQFNDGSQLVVQAGVSSISYTSPDGQTTRYGEDEKLPEYIKQKLHCLSSILLMFSNPTSSLQ, encoded by the exons ATGGCGACCTGCATCGGGGAGAAGATCGAG gattttaaagTTGGAAGTCTGCTCGGTAAAGGATCATTTGCTGGTGTCTACAGAGCTGAGTCCATTCACACTGGTTTGGAAGTTGCAATCAAAATG ATAGATAAGAAAGCCATGTACAAAGCTGGAATGGTACAGAGAGTCCAAAATGAGGTGAAAATACATTGCCAATTGAAACATCCTTCTATCTTGGAG CTGTATAACTATTTTGAAGATAACAATTATGTGTATCTGGTATTAGAAATGTGCCATAATGGAGAAATGAACAGGTATCTGAAGAACAGGATGAAACCTTTCTCAGAAAATGAAG CTCGACACTTCATGCACCAGATCATCACAGGAATGTTGTATCTTCATTCTCATGGTATATTACACCGGGACCTCACACTTTCTAACCTCTTACTTACTCGTAATATGAACATCAAGATTGCTGATTTTGGGCTGGCAACTCAATTGAAAATGCCACATGAAAAGCACTATACATTATGTGGCACTCCTAATTATATTTCACCAGAAATTGCAACTCGAAGTGCACACGGGCTTGAATCTGATGTTTGGTCCTTGGGCTGTATGTTTTATACATTACTTATTGGGAGACCACCTTTTGACACTGACACAGTCAAGAACACATTAAATAAAGTAGTTTTGGCAGATTATGAAATGCCAGCTTTTTTGTCAAGAGACGCCAAGGACCTTATTCACCAGTTACTTCGTAGAAATCCAGCAGATCGTTTAAGTCTGTCTTCAGTATTAGACCATCCTTTTATGTCCCGAAATTCTTCAACAAAAAGTAAAGATTTAGGAACTGTAGAAGACTCAATTGATAGTGGGCATGCCACAATTTCTACTGCAATGACGGCTTCCTCCAGTAACAGTATAAGTGGTAGTTTATTTGACAGAAGAAGACTTTTGCTTGGTCAGCCACTCCCAAATAAAATGACTGTAtttccaaagaataaaaattcaagtgaTATTTCTTCTTCGGGCGATGGCAGCAGTTTTTATAATCAGTGGGGAAATCAAGAACAAGAAACCAGTAATAGTGGAAGGGGCAGAGTAATCCAAGATGCAGAAGAAAGGCCACGTTCTCGATACCTTCGTAGAGCCCATTCCTCTGATAGGTCTGGGACTTCTAATAATCAGTCTCGAGCAAAAACGTGTACAATAGAACGATGTCACTCAGCAGAAGTGCTTTCAAAGTCCAAAAGATCGGGAGTAGATGAAAATGAAGAGAGATACTCATCCACAAACAGCAATGTCAATATTTTTCACTTCTTCAAAGAAAAGACATCTAATAGTTCTGGATCTTTTGAAAGACCTGGTAACAATCAAGCAGT cCCCAGTCATCTTTGTCCAGGAAAAACTCCTTTTCCATTTTCAGACCAGACACCTCAAACTGAAATGGTCCAACAGTGGTTTGGGAATCTACAAATAAATG ATCCTCTTTCTGAACAAAGGAAAACTATGGGTGTGGAACCATCATTGGGTTATCAGAAACGTACATTACGAAGCATTACATCTCCTTTGATTGCTCACAGGTTAAAACCAATCAGGCAGAAAACCAAAAAGGCTGTg GTGAGCATACTTGATTCAGAGGAGGTATGTGTGGAGCTTCTAAAAGAGTATACATCTCAAGAATACGtgaaagaagttcttcagatATCTAGTGATGGAAATATG ATCACTATTTATTATCCAAACGATGGAAGAGGTTTTCCTCTTGCAGATAGACCACCCTCACCTACTGACAACATCAGTAGGTACAGTTTTGACAATTTACCAG aaAAGTACTGGCGAAAATATCAATATGCTTCCAGGTTTGTACAGCTTGTGAGATCTAAGTCTCCCAAAATCACTTACTTTACAAGATATGCTAAATGTGTTTTGATGGAGAATTCTCCTGATGCTGATTTCGAGGTTTGGTTTTATGATG gagcaaaaatacacaaaacagaaGATTTTATTCAGGTAATTGAAAAGACTGGGAAATCTTATACTTTAAAAGGTGAAAGTGAAGTTAATAGCTTGAAAGAAGatgtaaaaatgtatttggaCCATGCTAATGAG GGTCATCGTGTTTGTTTAGCACTGGAATCCATAAtttcagaagaggaaaggaaaagcagGAGTGCTTCCTTTTTCCCAATAATTATAGGAAG AAAACCTGGTTGTATTAGTTCACCTAATGCCttatcacctcctcctcctgtggATCCAAACTACTCCATGAGAGATAGACCAGCTTTGAGTAGAATAGTCATGAATAGTGCTGCTTCTACAAGACAGGCACCAATACTTAATCCTTCT ATGGTTACAAATGAAAGACTTGGTCTTGCAACTACAGCTTCTGGAACAAACATCTCTCCTAGTAGTCTAAAAGATTGTCTTCCTAAATCAGCACAACTTTTGAAATCTGTTTTTGTGAAAGATGTTGGTTGGGCTACACAG ttaacTAGTGGAGCTGTGTGGGTTCAGTTTAATGATGGGTCACAGCTGGTCGTGCAGGCAGGAGTGTCTTCTATCAGCTATACATCACCAGATGGTCAAACAACCAG
- the PLK4 gene encoding serine/threonine-protein kinase PLK4 isoform X1, with protein sequence MATCIGEKIEDFKVGSLLGKGSFAGVYRAESIHTGLEVAIKMIDKKAMYKAGMVQRVQNEVKIHCQLKHPSILELYNYFEDNNYVYLVLEMCHNGEMNRYLKNRMKPFSENEARHFMHQIITGMLYLHSHGILHRDLTLSNLLLTRNMNIKIADFGLATQLKMPHEKHYTLCGTPNYISPEIATRSAHGLESDVWSLGCMFYTLLIGRPPFDTDTVKNTLNKVVLADYEMPAFLSRDAKDLIHQLLRRNPADRLSLSSVLDHPFMSRNSSTKSKDLGTVEDSIDSGHATISTAMTASSSNSISGSLFDRRRLLLGQPLPNKMTVFPKNKNSSDISSSGDGSSFYNQWGNQEQETSNSGRGRVIQDAEERPRSRYLRRAHSSDRSGTSNNQSRAKTCTIERCHSAEVLSKSKRSGVDENEERYSSTNSNVNIFHFFKEKTSNSSGSFERPGNNQAVPSHLCPGKTPFPFSDQTPQTEMVQQWFGNLQINAHLRETTECSSISSNRDFQGHPDLQDTSRNAWTDIKAKKNSNASDNAHSVKQLNTMKYVTTLHKKPEIIQQESVFGLDPLSEQRKTMGVEPSLGYQKRTLRSITSPLIAHRLKPIRQKTKKAVVSILDSEEVCVELLKEYTSQEYVKEVLQISSDGNMITIYYPNDGRGFPLADRPPSPTDNISRYSFDNLPEKYWRKYQYASRFVQLVRSKSPKITYFTRYAKCVLMENSPDADFEVWFYDGAKIHKTEDFIQVIEKTGKSYTLKGESEVNSLKEDVKMYLDHANEGHRVCLALESIISEEERKSRSASFFPIIIGRKPGCISSPNALSPPPPVDPNYSMRDRPALSRIVMNSAASTRQAPILNPSMVTNERLGLATTASGTNISPSSLKDCLPKSAQLLKSVFVKDVGWATQLTSGAVWVQFNDGSQLVVQAGVSSISYTSPDGQTTRYGEDEKLPEYIKQKLHCLSSILLMFSNPTSSLQ encoded by the exons ATGGCGACCTGCATCGGGGAGAAGATCGAG gattttaaagTTGGAAGTCTGCTCGGTAAAGGATCATTTGCTGGTGTCTACAGAGCTGAGTCCATTCACACTGGTTTGGAAGTTGCAATCAAAATG ATAGATAAGAAAGCCATGTACAAAGCTGGAATGGTACAGAGAGTCCAAAATGAGGTGAAAATACATTGCCAATTGAAACATCCTTCTATCTTGGAG CTGTATAACTATTTTGAAGATAACAATTATGTGTATCTGGTATTAGAAATGTGCCATAATGGAGAAATGAACAGGTATCTGAAGAACAGGATGAAACCTTTCTCAGAAAATGAAG CTCGACACTTCATGCACCAGATCATCACAGGAATGTTGTATCTTCATTCTCATGGTATATTACACCGGGACCTCACACTTTCTAACCTCTTACTTACTCGTAATATGAACATCAAGATTGCTGATTTTGGGCTGGCAACTCAATTGAAAATGCCACATGAAAAGCACTATACATTATGTGGCACTCCTAATTATATTTCACCAGAAATTGCAACTCGAAGTGCACACGGGCTTGAATCTGATGTTTGGTCCTTGGGCTGTATGTTTTATACATTACTTATTGGGAGACCACCTTTTGACACTGACACAGTCAAGAACACATTAAATAAAGTAGTTTTGGCAGATTATGAAATGCCAGCTTTTTTGTCAAGAGACGCCAAGGACCTTATTCACCAGTTACTTCGTAGAAATCCAGCAGATCGTTTAAGTCTGTCTTCAGTATTAGACCATCCTTTTATGTCCCGAAATTCTTCAACAAAAAGTAAAGATTTAGGAACTGTAGAAGACTCAATTGATAGTGGGCATGCCACAATTTCTACTGCAATGACGGCTTCCTCCAGTAACAGTATAAGTGGTAGTTTATTTGACAGAAGAAGACTTTTGCTTGGTCAGCCACTCCCAAATAAAATGACTGTAtttccaaagaataaaaattcaagtgaTATTTCTTCTTCGGGCGATGGCAGCAGTTTTTATAATCAGTGGGGAAATCAAGAACAAGAAACCAGTAATAGTGGAAGGGGCAGAGTAATCCAAGATGCAGAAGAAAGGCCACGTTCTCGATACCTTCGTAGAGCCCATTCCTCTGATAGGTCTGGGACTTCTAATAATCAGTCTCGAGCAAAAACGTGTACAATAGAACGATGTCACTCAGCAGAAGTGCTTTCAAAGTCCAAAAGATCGGGAGTAGATGAAAATGAAGAGAGATACTCATCCACAAACAGCAATGTCAATATTTTTCACTTCTTCAAAGAAAAGACATCTAATAGTTCTGGATCTTTTGAAAGACCTGGTAACAATCAAGCAGT cCCCAGTCATCTTTGTCCAGGAAAAACTCCTTTTCCATTTTCAGACCAGACACCTCAAACTGAAATGGTCCAACAGTGGTTTGGGAATCTACAAATAAATG CTCATTTAAGAGAAACTACTGAATGCAGCAGCATTAGCTCAAACCGAGATTTCCAAGGCCATCCAGATTTGCAGGACACATCAAGAAATGCCTGGACTGatataaaagccaaaaagaaCTCCAATGCTTCTGATAATGCACATTCTGTAAAACAGCTGAATACCATGAAATATGTGACCACACTTCACAAAAAACCTGAGATAATTCAACAAGAATCTGTTTTTGGCTTAGATCCTCTTTCTGAACAAAGGAAAACTATGGGTGTGGAACCATCATTGGGTTATCAGAAACGTACATTACGAAGCATTACATCTCCTTTGATTGCTCACAGGTTAAAACCAATCAGGCAGAAAACCAAAAAGGCTGTg GTGAGCATACTTGATTCAGAGGAGGTATGTGTGGAGCTTCTAAAAGAGTATACATCTCAAGAATACGtgaaagaagttcttcagatATCTAGTGATGGAAATATG ATCACTATTTATTATCCAAACGATGGAAGAGGTTTTCCTCTTGCAGATAGACCACCCTCACCTACTGACAACATCAGTAGGTACAGTTTTGACAATTTACCAG aaAAGTACTGGCGAAAATATCAATATGCTTCCAGGTTTGTACAGCTTGTGAGATCTAAGTCTCCCAAAATCACTTACTTTACAAGATATGCTAAATGTGTTTTGATGGAGAATTCTCCTGATGCTGATTTCGAGGTTTGGTTTTATGATG gagcaaaaatacacaaaacagaaGATTTTATTCAGGTAATTGAAAAGACTGGGAAATCTTATACTTTAAAAGGTGAAAGTGAAGTTAATAGCTTGAAAGAAGatgtaaaaatgtatttggaCCATGCTAATGAG GGTCATCGTGTTTGTTTAGCACTGGAATCCATAAtttcagaagaggaaaggaaaagcagGAGTGCTTCCTTTTTCCCAATAATTATAGGAAG AAAACCTGGTTGTATTAGTTCACCTAATGCCttatcacctcctcctcctgtggATCCAAACTACTCCATGAGAGATAGACCAGCTTTGAGTAGAATAGTCATGAATAGTGCTGCTTCTACAAGACAGGCACCAATACTTAATCCTTCT ATGGTTACAAATGAAAGACTTGGTCTTGCAACTACAGCTTCTGGAACAAACATCTCTCCTAGTAGTCTAAAAGATTGTCTTCCTAAATCAGCACAACTTTTGAAATCTGTTTTTGTGAAAGATGTTGGTTGGGCTACACAG ttaacTAGTGGAGCTGTGTGGGTTCAGTTTAATGATGGGTCACAGCTGGTCGTGCAGGCAGGAGTGTCTTCTATCAGCTATACATCACCAGATGGTCAAACAACCAG